From the genome of Candidatus Electrothrix communis, one region includes:
- a CDS encoding N-acetylneuraminate synthase family protein → MLKNYRVDCSYIIAEIGGNFITFDQAQRLIDAAVYCGVDAVKLQTYKADTISSQLAIFEMENTGVTSQYDLFKKYEIGVELHQKVFDYADFKGLDCFSTPSHENDVDLLDQLGVVAHKIGSDDAVNLPFLRYVARTGKPILLSTGMCTLEEVRESVSTILAEGNDKLILLHAVTSYPTHAENVNLRAMHTLMENFPGIDVGYSDHTQSSVGCLGAVAMGARVIEKHFTCDKNADGPDHVLSADPAEMKWLVDAVRQLEIMLGNGVKRPADSERTTRKNNRKSIVLTMPIAAGERLTAEHIAIKRPGTGIAPKFYDQLIGRRVFCDIAEDSVLAWEDLA, encoded by the coding sequence ATGCTGAAGAATTATAGGGTGGACTGCAGTTACATCATTGCTGAAATAGGTGGTAACTTCATTACCTTTGATCAGGCGCAACGGCTGATTGATGCTGCCGTCTATTGTGGTGTAGATGCAGTAAAACTGCAGACCTATAAGGCAGATACGATTTCCAGCCAATTGGCTATATTTGAAATGGAAAATACTGGAGTGACTTCACAGTACGATCTATTCAAAAAATATGAAATCGGTGTAGAATTACATCAAAAAGTTTTTGATTACGCAGATTTTAAAGGGCTTGATTGCTTTTCTACACCTTCTCATGAGAACGATGTGGATTTACTTGATCAGCTTGGGGTCGTTGCACATAAGATTGGATCAGATGATGCTGTCAATTTACCATTCTTACGTTATGTCGCCCGTACAGGAAAGCCAATCCTTCTTTCGACTGGGATGTGTACACTTGAAGAGGTTCGGGAATCAGTTAGTACTATACTGGCTGAGGGGAATGATAAACTGATCTTACTCCATGCCGTTACAAGCTATCCCACCCATGCCGAAAATGTCAATCTTCGGGCCATGCATACCTTGATGGAAAATTTCCCTGGTATAGATGTCGGTTATTCTGATCATACGCAGTCCTCTGTGGGCTGTCTTGGTGCTGTTGCGATGGGTGCCAGAGTGATCGAAAAACATTTTACCTGCGATAAAAATGCTGATGGACCCGACCATGTGCTGTCCGCTGATCCTGCAGAAATGAAATGGCTTGTGGATGCTGTGCGACAATTGGAAATTATGCTCGGAAATGGTGTTAAACGACCAGCTGACAGCGAGAGAACCACAAGAAAAAATAATCGCAAGAGTATCGTTCTCACCATGCCGATTGCAGCTGGAGAACGCCTTACTGCGGAGCATATTGCTATTAAACGCCCTGGAACAGGGATCGCTCCGAAATTTTATGATCAATTAATAGGTAGAAGGGTTTTTTGTGATATTGCGGAAGATTCTGTTCTGGCTTGGGAAGATTTGGCATGA
- a CDS encoding Gfo/Idh/MocA family oxidoreductase — MKISVIGSGYWGKNLVRNFHALNALHSICDSNPDTLALFKNDYPDVKFSVSFSEVINHPDITGVAISTPAVTHATLAKEALLAGKDVYVEKPLCLSEKEGKELNRIAKEEGRILMIGHLLWYHPLVLKLKELIDAGELGRIQYIYSNRLNLGKLRREENVLWSFAPHDISVILGLTGEMPTTVCAQGGNFLHQQIADTTVTLLNFPSGTRAHIFVSWLHPFKEQMLVVVGDKQMAVFNDTAPWEEKLQLYPHTVKWEGNIPVADRAEAVMVHAEQEEPLRAECAHFLDCIAKRSRPRTDGEEGLRVLTVLNCCQESLEKGNTALVPVARSNTSFDIHETAKVDDNVQIGAGTKVWHFSHILSGSIIGESCSIGQNVVIGPDVRIGSGCKIQNNVSVYNGVELEDDVFCGPSMVFTNVLNPRSAVSRKKEFRKTIIRKGATIGANATIICGTEIGESAFIGAGAVVTRDVPAFALMTGNPAKQSGWMSRHGEKLGLPLQGDGEAICPHTGEKYILKNEELTATR, encoded by the coding sequence ATGAAAATTTCAGTCATAGGATCCGGCTATTGGGGCAAAAATCTGGTTCGGAATTTTCACGCCTTAAATGCGCTGCATAGTATCTGCGATAGCAATCCAGATACCCTAGCGTTATTTAAAAATGATTATCCTGATGTCAAGTTCAGTGTATCTTTTTCCGAGGTGATCAATCATCCCGATATAACTGGAGTTGCAATTTCTACACCTGCTGTGACGCACGCAACACTGGCGAAAGAAGCCTTGCTTGCCGGAAAAGATGTTTATGTTGAAAAGCCACTCTGTTTATCTGAAAAAGAGGGGAAAGAGCTAAACAGAATAGCCAAAGAAGAAGGTCGGATTTTAATGATCGGACATCTCCTTTGGTATCATCCCCTGGTTCTCAAATTAAAAGAGTTGATAGACGCTGGTGAGCTTGGCAGGATTCAGTACATCTATTCCAATCGACTCAATCTTGGTAAACTGCGGCGAGAGGAAAATGTTCTCTGGTCCTTTGCTCCTCATGATATTTCTGTCATCTTGGGGCTCACTGGAGAGATGCCGACGACCGTCTGCGCCCAGGGAGGAAATTTTCTCCACCAACAGATCGCTGATACCACGGTCACCTTATTGAATTTCCCGTCAGGGACGCGAGCCCATATTTTTGTTTCCTGGCTGCACCCATTTAAAGAGCAGATGTTAGTGGTTGTCGGTGATAAGCAAATGGCCGTGTTTAATGACACAGCTCCGTGGGAAGAAAAATTGCAGCTTTACCCGCATACTGTCAAATGGGAGGGTAATATTCCCGTAGCAGATCGGGCTGAAGCTGTCATGGTGCATGCTGAACAAGAGGAGCCTTTACGTGCAGAGTGTGCCCATTTTCTTGACTGTATAGCGAAGCGAAGCCGACCGAGGACAGATGGTGAAGAGGGCCTGAGAGTTCTTACTGTACTGAATTGTTGTCAGGAGTCGTTGGAAAAAGGAAATACTGCTTTGGTACCGGTTGCCAGATCAAATACGAGCTTTGATATCCACGAAACAGCCAAGGTTGACGATAACGTTCAGATTGGGGCAGGTACAAAAGTTTGGCATTTTTCTCATATACTCTCAGGAAGTATAATCGGAGAATCCTGTTCTATCGGTCAAAATGTTGTTATCGGGCCAGATGTACGGATCGGCTCAGGATGCAAAATTCAAAATAACGTTTCTGTGTATAACGGGGTGGAGTTGGAAGACGATGTCTTTTGTGGCCCTTCTATGGTGTTCACCAATGTTTTGAATCCACGATCCGCTGTTTCCAGAAAAAAAGAATTCAGAAAGACGATTATTCGTAAGGGGGCAACCATCGGTGCTAATGCCACCATTATATGCGGCACTGAAATCGGTGAGTCCGCCTTTATCGGTGCTGGAGCGGTTGTTACCCGTGATGTCCCAGCCTTTGCCTTGATGACTGGCAATCCAGCAAAACAATCCGGGTGGATGAGCAGGCATGGGGAGAAACTGGGGCTCCCGCTACAAGGGGATGGGGAAGCTATCTGTCCGCATACTGGCGAGAAATATATTCTTAAAAATGAAGAGCTTACGGCGACAAGGTAG
- a CDS encoding glycosyltransferase family 2 protein, with translation MNDKKIHILLPVHNRKKITERFIIGLLGQTWDNYHLILIDDGSVDGTEEMVKGYLPDATVIKGTGNWWWAGCLQQGINWLKKHNVNRDDIVLIINDDVVIKSKFLSKGVAF, from the coding sequence ATGAATGATAAAAAAATTCACATTCTTCTTCCTGTGCATAACCGAAAAAAGATAACAGAAAGATTTATTATCGGTTTGCTTGGTCAAACATGGGATAATTACCATTTAATTTTAATAGATGATGGATCAGTTGATGGTACAGAGGAGATGGTGAAAGGGTATCTTCCAGATGCAACTGTTATAAAGGGTACGGGGAATTGGTGGTGGGCAGGTTGCTTGCAGCAGGGAATTAATTGGCTTAAAAAACATAATGTTAATCGAGATGATATAGTTTTAATTATAAATGATGATGTTGTTATCAAATCAAAATTTTTAAGTAAGGGGGTTGCTTTTTAG
- a CDS encoding DUF115 domain-containing protein, with translation MDMTKLIRSIFLFSIPHGLVVGWWEAKQFIRARSENGNKKKNEFELFQSNLRSYKDTCQKEECFIIGAGSSIKKQNIEDLAGKKCITVSNVYVHPAITSISPAYHILPNIFKHHSRLYGEKKFIDWLSDMNDRLPLSTKIIMDIADKVTVEKVNLFQGREVLWYGCTHWNEEVIDQIVPETLPNVWSVSETAIAIAIYFGFSPIYLLGMDHDWFNGIFNYFYDHKMQHKVGLDESKVDFADSEFQMRRHAYIFKKYKELYRLHGKIFNCNYDQSSYVDVFPKIKLKQALGL, from the coding sequence ATGGATATGACGAAGCTGATTAGATCAATTTTTCTTTTTTCTATACCGCATGGTTTAGTTGTCGGATGGTGGGAAGCTAAACAATTCATTCGAGCTAGGAGCGAGAACGGTAATAAGAAGAAAAATGAATTTGAGCTTTTTCAAAGTAATTTAAGATCATATAAAGATACTTGTCAAAAAGAAGAGTGTTTTATCATCGGAGCCGGGTCTTCAATAAAAAAGCAAAATATAGAAGATCTTGCAGGAAAAAAATGCATCACTGTCAGCAATGTTTATGTCCATCCTGCGATAACATCTATCTCTCCTGCATATCACATACTCCCTAATATTTTTAAACACCATTCACGTTTGTACGGTGAGAAAAAATTTATTGATTGGCTAAGTGATATGAACGACAGGCTGCCCTTGTCTACAAAAATTATTATGGATATAGCTGATAAGGTCACTGTTGAAAAAGTAAACCTGTTTCAGGGTAGAGAGGTCTTATGGTACGGCTGTACACATTGGAATGAAGAGGTTATAGATCAAATTGTTCCAGAGACTTTACCTAATGTTTGGTCTGTTTCCGAGACTGCAATAGCGATTGCCATTTATTTCGGGTTCTCTCCGATATATTTATTAGGTATGGATCATGATTGGTTTAATGGCATATTTAACTATTTTTATGATCATAAGATGCAACATAAAGTTGGACTTGATGAGTCAAAAGTTGATTTTGCTGATTCAGAATTTCAAATGAGGAGACACGCATATATTTTTAAAAAATATAAGGAACTATACCGGCTGCATGGTAAGATCTTTAACTGTAATTATGATCAAAGTTCCTATGTTGATGTTTTTCCAAAAATTAAGTTAAAACAAGCTCTTGGATTGTAG
- a CDS encoding CatB-related O-acetyltransferase: MYFSEKFKKIFKSKKEKTQELPEGAIVFDSAKVDNYDSLSRYSRVSDGCILVDSKLGGFSYLSSDTRVFYTEIGKFCCIGPQCIVGGIGRHPVNYLSIHPIFYSLRKQVGITFAAESDFDELPPVKIGNDVWVGLRSVILDGVTVGDGAIIAAGSVVTKDVPPYAIVGGVPAKLIRTRFDNDVIDRLNKLKWWDYPESQLKKAAKLFINKKMWNISDILEIENTLNSS, from the coding sequence TTGTATTTTTCAGAAAAGTTTAAAAAAATCTTCAAATCAAAAAAAGAAAAAACTCAAGAATTACCTGAGGGAGCAATTGTTTTTGATTCAGCAAAAGTTGATAACTATGACTCTCTTTCAAGATATAGTAGAGTATCAGATGGGTGTATATTAGTTGATTCGAAACTGGGTGGTTTTTCTTATTTATCTTCAGATACAAGAGTGTTCTATACTGAGATTGGAAAATTTTGCTGTATAGGGCCTCAATGTATTGTTGGAGGTATTGGTCGGCATCCTGTTAATTATTTGAGCATCCATCCAATTTTTTATTCCTTGAGAAAGCAAGTTGGGATTACCTTTGCTGCTGAAAGTGATTTTGATGAACTGCCACCTGTAAAAATTGGTAATGATGTATGGGTTGGTTTACGCTCTGTTATCTTGGATGGAGTTACTGTCGGTGATGGGGCTATCATAGCCGCTGGGTCTGTTGTTACGAAAGATGTTCCACCGTATGCGATTGTTGGCGGTGTTCCTGCGAAATTAATTCGTACCAGATTTGACAATGATGTCATTGATAGGCTAAACAAATTGAAATGGTGGGATTATCCAGAATCTCAATTAAAAAAAGCGGCGAAGCTCTTTATCAATAAAAAAATGTGGAATATTTCAGATATTTTAGAAATTGAAAACACACTAAATTCGAGTTAA
- a CDS encoding acyltransferase, with translation MSSACSKVDRASYRYRGGFLQWLISRYKAKRYLTVAGSGLVVKYNAEFQITDNALLEFGKNCTIQNYSFFQLTKPMPKVYVGDNSVIGRHSMITAKNLIRIGRNVLMGAGVQVIDHSHGIKKGMIIKDQPAEIGEVVIGDDVWIGAGAKLLMNSHVGQGAVIGANAVITNDIPPYAIVVGAPARVIKYRE, from the coding sequence ATGAGCTCAGCATGTTCAAAGGTAGATAGAGCATCATATCGTTATCGTGGTGGCTTCTTACAATGGTTGATATCCCGATATAAAGCCAAAAGATACCTGACTGTAGCAGGTTCGGGACTTGTGGTTAAGTATAACGCTGAATTTCAGATTACTGATAATGCTCTCTTGGAGTTTGGCAAGAACTGTACGATCCAAAATTATTCATTTTTTCAACTCACAAAGCCTATGCCAAAGGTATATGTTGGTGATAATTCTGTAATTGGACGCCACTCTATGATCACCGCGAAGAATTTGATTCGTATCGGGCGTAACGTATTGATGGGAGCTGGTGTTCAGGTAATAGATCATAGTCATGGTATTAAAAAGGGAATGATAATAAAAGATCAACCTGCAGAAATTGGTGAAGTTGTTATTGGTGATGATGTTTGGATAGGTGCAGGTGCTAAACTACTTATGAACAGCCACGTGGGACAAGGCGCTGTCATTGGAGCCAATGCTGTTATTACTAATGATATACCTCCATATGCTATAGTTGTAGGCGCTCCTGCCAGAGTGATCAAATATAGGGAGTAA
- a CDS encoding WbqC family protein has protein sequence MKKTVVIHQPDFAPYLGFFHRLLHADLYVVLDHVQFVNGTSRAWTHRDKIKTANGEKWLSLSVNKVPRDTAINQIELSKKVDWRTNNLRLLQEAYRKAPFFDEIYSEVEQLYQNSEEMLCQFNLKVIEWLFEVFDLLVPMVLSSQLNVVGSKNELLVDILQKVEANCYLSGVGAGDYFNSKPFDNAGIEVLWQDFTHPEYPQMYGEFIPYMSCLDLLFNCGVSRSRKLLREI, from the coding sequence ATGAAAAAGACAGTTGTTATACATCAACCTGATTTTGCCCCGTATCTGGGTTTTTTTCATAGACTTCTGCATGCAGATCTTTATGTTGTATTAGATCATGTACAATTCGTTAATGGTACCAGCCGGGCTTGGACACATCGCGATAAGATTAAGACTGCTAACGGAGAGAAGTGGCTTTCTCTTAGCGTGAATAAGGTTCCAAGAGACACTGCAATTAATCAGATTGAACTCTCTAAAAAAGTAGATTGGCGTACTAATAATCTCAGGCTTCTTCAGGAAGCGTATCGAAAAGCACCTTTTTTTGATGAGATTTACTCTGAGGTGGAGCAGTTGTATCAAAATTCGGAAGAGATGCTGTGTCAGTTTAACCTTAAAGTCATAGAGTGGTTATTTGAAGTTTTTGATCTCCTCGTACCTATGGTTTTGTCGAGTCAGTTAAACGTTGTTGGGAGCAAAAACGAATTGCTTGTTGATATATTGCAGAAGGTTGAAGCGAATTGTTATCTTTCTGGGGTAGGGGCAGGAGATTACTTCAATTCTAAGCCTTTCGATAATGCCGGGATCGAAGTTTTATGGCAGGATTTTACTCATCCTGAATATCCACAGATGTATGGTGAGTTTATACCATATATGAGTTGCCTGGATTTGCTGTTTAACTGTGGGGTTTCTCGTTCCCGTAAATTGTTGAGAGAAATTTAA
- a CDS encoding DUF6399 domain-containing protein, with translation MKALTEKIRSIGGRVFAALGKSDKLTYEQLAKEANTSKSSAFRQVKGIQRRNIYPESVLWEHEEGYEWIRRHFFATLLIFGVQHGIGADTLSEYFKVLRLDTHIGVSPTPIRTRLSQLQDAIIRFQKEVEQNYKDVFKEVIGAADETFFCNALILVFMDLSSGYLILEDVADDRSFDTWFKMLEPRLEELGVHVQLMVSDRAKALIKLAVVGLKCDHNADIFHGLHDISKWMGSTLGRRKSTTKRQLDKCESSLEKAEKRGANKKIVASKVKQVEEARAQDQKATQDLDNYRGTIRKISKTVHPFKLDDNKPQDSANVAKELREQAKNIETLACKQGINDNTGVMKKFKNQIKELVPSIDFWWLYVFTNLIGLGKRSKELLDWAMYHLLPTVYWYNQARKTKNPTLRKEYEKVWEKALVVFQAHALTGTFSEDEIFFWQNWAEEMVGKFHRASSAVEGRNGFLSQIHHNNRGLNSNRLKSLTVMHNYFTKRSDGSTAAQRLFGEKPPDLFEWLLHQVGELPLPRKPRKHVKSNPLNLLSVPA, from the coding sequence ATGAAAGCATTAACGGAAAAAATACGATCTATCGGTGGCAGAGTTTTTGCGGCTCTGGGGAAGTCAGACAAGCTTACCTACGAACAACTGGCAAAAGAAGCGAATACAAGCAAAAGTAGTGCGTTTCGACAAGTTAAAGGAATTCAAAGAAGAAATATCTATCCCGAATCTGTTTTGTGGGAACATGAAGAGGGGTATGAGTGGATTCGCAGGCATTTTTTTGCCACCTTGTTGATATTCGGTGTGCAACATGGAATAGGAGCGGACACCCTTTCCGAATATTTCAAGGTGCTTCGACTCGACACGCATATCGGGGTATCACCCACGCCTATACGAACCAGACTCTCTCAGCTTCAGGATGCAATTATCAGGTTTCAAAAAGAAGTTGAACAAAATTATAAAGATGTATTCAAAGAGGTGATCGGTGCGGCGGACGAAACATTTTTCTGCAATGCACTCATTCTGGTATTTATGGACCTGTCATCGGGTTATTTAATTTTAGAGGATGTCGCTGATGACAGAAGTTTTGATACCTGGTTTAAAATGTTGGAACCACGCCTTGAGGAGTTAGGTGTACACGTTCAGCTGATGGTATCTGATCGAGCTAAAGCGTTAATAAAGTTGGCTGTGGTCGGGCTTAAATGTGATCACAACGCTGATATTTTTCACGGCTTGCACGATATCAGTAAATGGATGGGCTCAACTTTAGGCCGCCGTAAGAGCACGACGAAAAGACAGTTGGATAAGTGCGAGTCAAGTCTTGAAAAAGCTGAAAAAAGAGGAGCAAACAAAAAAATTGTGGCCTCCAAAGTGAAGCAGGTCGAAGAAGCACGGGCTCAAGACCAAAAAGCCACGCAAGATCTGGATAACTACCGTGGAACAATAAGGAAAATATCAAAAACGGTGCATCCGTTCAAACTGGACGACAATAAACCGCAAGATTCTGCAAACGTTGCAAAAGAGCTGCGAGAGCAAGCCAAGAATATTGAAACGCTGGCCTGCAAACAAGGTATTAACGACAATACCGGCGTTATGAAGAAATTTAAGAATCAAATAAAAGAATTGGTCCCATCAATTGATTTTTGGTGGTTGTATGTGTTCACTAACCTGATAGGGCTGGGAAAGAGGAGCAAGGAACTGCTGGATTGGGCAATGTACCATCTTTTGCCTACGGTGTATTGGTACAATCAGGCAAGAAAAACTAAGAACCCAACCCTTCGAAAAGAATATGAAAAAGTATGGGAAAAAGCTTTGGTCGTCTTTCAGGCGCATGCCTTGACTGGAACATTTAGCGAGGATGAGATTTTCTTTTGGCAAAATTGGGCCGAGGAAATGGTGGGAAAATTTCATCGAGCTTCCTCTGCTGTCGAAGGACGTAACGGATTCTTGTCACAAATTCATCATAATAATAGAGGATTGAATTCAAATCGTCTCAAATCGCTTACCGTTATGCATAATTATTTCACAAAACGCTCAGATGGCAGTACAGCAGCGCAACGATTGTTTGGTGAAAAGCCACCGGACTTATTTGAATGGTTGCTGCACCAAGTGGGCGAGTTGCCCCTGCCTCGTAAGCCGAGAAAACATGTCAAGAGTAACCCTTTGAATTTACTTTCTGTCCCGGCTTAA
- a CDS encoding PIG-L deacetylase family protein translates to MNILAIGAHFDDVELGCGGTIARHIAEGDTVTVYVATDSGYVDPNNKVIRSTETAQSEGRDAMRVLSVTNLRCGRFKTLELEFVDSLNLDIVNLVEENNIECVYTHWQGDVHHDHQALARASLHGCRHVPRMLMYRSNWYHSTLDFKGNFYVDISKYWNLKKMAIEAHKSELERTGRKWIEFFRNESVNAGQRIGVPRAEVFEIVKWLK, encoded by the coding sequence ATGAATATACTTGCAATTGGAGCTCATTTTGATGACGTGGAACTCGGCTGTGGCGGGACGATTGCCCGTCATATAGCTGAAGGAGACACTGTTACGGTTTATGTCGCTACTGATTCCGGGTATGTAGATCCTAATAATAAGGTGATTCGTTCGACAGAAACCGCTCAAAGTGAAGGTCGGGATGCCATGCGTGTCCTTAGTGTGACTAATTTACGTTGTGGTAGGTTTAAAACATTAGAGCTTGAATTTGTTGATTCATTAAACCTCGATATTGTTAATCTTGTAGAAGAAAACAATATCGAGTGTGTTTATACACATTGGCAAGGTGATGTCCATCATGATCACCAGGCGTTAGCGCGAGCATCATTGCATGGTTGTCGTCATGTTCCAAGAATGCTCATGTACCGTTCAAACTGGTACCATTCTACATTGGATTTTAAAGGAAACTTCTATGTAGATATATCAAAATATTGGAATTTGAAAAAGATGGCTATTGAGGCACACAAGTCTGAGCTTGAAAGGACAGGACGGAAATGGATAGAGTTTTTTAGAAATGAATCTGTGAATGCCGGGCAAAGGATAGGCGTTCCTCGTGCTGAAGTTTTTGAAATTGTAAAATGGCTTAAGTAA
- a CDS encoding class I SAM-dependent methyltransferase, with product MSDDELIELYTQYYPRSSFDLSLFQPYGKKTGFLPWLNGNSSAAYYWIPRNVRVLDVGCGLGQSLAYHEQRGCEAYGVEADHNIKRIADKFGFDVHVGLFDSDVYPSDFFDYITMHQVLEHFVDPVKALQGVKKILKPKGTVILTLPNANGWGARVFGKRWINWHAPYHLQFFSRKSMKIAAKKSGLIVERIKTITSSEWLYFQWMHLSVYPDVGKKSVFWDPLSKPSDLEQKKLNRIIEIHRKTKMNHLMTRFFDSMGIGDNFLYFLKNE from the coding sequence ATGTCAGATGATGAATTGATAGAATTATACACTCAATACTATCCTCGTTCGAGTTTCGATTTATCATTATTTCAACCATATGGCAAAAAGACAGGATTTTTGCCCTGGCTTAATGGGAATTCATCGGCAGCTTATTATTGGATACCTCGAAATGTACGAGTTCTTGATGTCGGTTGTGGACTTGGGCAATCTCTGGCGTATCATGAACAAAGAGGGTGCGAGGCTTACGGTGTTGAGGCGGATCATAACATTAAGCGTATTGCCGATAAATTTGGATTTGATGTCCATGTAGGCTTATTCGATTCTGATGTTTATCCATCCGATTTTTTTGATTATATCACTATGCACCAGGTGCTTGAGCACTTTGTTGATCCTGTGAAGGCGTTACAGGGGGTAAAGAAAATACTCAAGCCTAAGGGGACGGTTATCCTCACACTGCCTAATGCAAACGGCTGGGGAGCAAGGGTCTTTGGCAAGCGGTGGATTAACTGGCACGCCCCGTATCATCTTCAGTTTTTTTCACGAAAATCAATGAAGATAGCTGCTAAAAAATCCGGCTTAATTGTAGAGCGGATAAAAACGATTACCAGTTCAGAATGGTTGTATTTTCAATGGATGCATTTATCAGTATATCCTGATGTAGGAAAAAAATCAGTGTTTTGGGATCCCTTGAGTAAACCTTCCGATCTGGAACAGAAAAAGCTGAATAGGATAATTGAAATTCATCGCAAAACTAAGATGAATCATTTAATGACCCGTTTTTTTGACTCTATGGGGATTGGTGATAATTTTTTGTATTTCTTGAAGAATGAATGA
- a CDS encoding CatB-related O-acetyltransferase — MSLIGWLITQAGATFHKYRYDKKRAELLASIREKYPDCTFSDKCKIHQSIFGSQVTILPGAIVKKSRIEDYVVLHAGVRVVAATIGCYTYISPSSIVSHVKIGKYCSIGKAIYIGLPSHPSRAFISTYPAFFSENNHGCLKSFVADQYYDDSPKDTLIGNDVWIGNNVIIPGGVSIGDGAIVAAGSVVVKDVSPYAIVGGNPAQLIRYRFDKDEIDFLLQVEWWNWPDKLVRNSAHSFDSISAFRRSVEMM, encoded by the coding sequence ATGTCGTTAATTGGTTGGTTAATTACTCAAGCCGGAGCTACTTTTCATAAATATCGTTATGATAAAAAAAGAGCAGAGCTCCTTGCATCCATCAGAGAAAAATACCCCGATTGTACATTTTCAGATAAGTGCAAGATTCATCAAAGTATATTTGGATCTCAAGTAACTATTCTTCCTGGGGCAATTGTAAAGAAATCTCGAATAGAAGATTATGTTGTTCTACATGCCGGGGTAAGAGTCGTAGCCGCTACGATAGGATGCTATACCTATATCTCCCCTAGTAGTATAGTTTCACATGTCAAAATCGGGAAATATTGTTCTATCGGGAAAGCTATATATATAGGGCTTCCAAGCCATCCGAGCAGGGCATTTATTTCTACCTACCCAGCCTTTTTTTCAGAGAATAATCACGGCTGCCTTAAAAGCTTTGTAGCTGATCAGTATTACGATGATTCACCTAAGGATACTTTGATAGGGAATGATGTCTGGATAGGCAATAACGTGATAATCCCCGGTGGAGTATCAATAGGAGATGGGGCAATTGTTGCCGCAGGATCTGTTGTTGTCAAAGATGTGTCGCCTTATGCTATTGTGGGCGGTAACCCAGCTCAATTGATTCGGTACCGATTTGATAAAGACGAGATTGATTTTTTGTTACAGGTTGAGTGGTGGAATTGGCCGGATAAATTAGTGCGAAATAGTGCTCACTCATTTGATAGTATCTCCGCTTTCCGTCGATCGGTCGAGATGATGTAA
- a CDS encoding radical SAM/SPASM domain-containing protein, with the protein MTERYIPINKGNYSMDTDEREGLFESHRGEGWEADYAEYRRNWSDYPKRQHVAEYPLLVDIELASVCNLHCPMCYTITDEFKKKVNTTLMTWKLYTKIIDEIGGKVPAIRLSLRGEAFLHSKFVDCIRYAKEKGIPEVSTLTNGSRLTPSFSKEIIDAGIDWITISVDGIGETYEKIRKPIKFAELVEKIKNIKRIKERRGLHRPVIKVQGIWPAIKEDLEGYYETFKPITDLIAFNPLIDYLSNDEDIDYLNNFTCPQQYQRIVIGADGLVMKCSNDEENSEIVGDITSETVHQVWHGSKMQAERARHKQQDGFMQSSVCRKCYLPRQTKDEKAVVEGRSFIVKNYINRSQVIGR; encoded by the coding sequence TTGACTGAGCGTTATATCCCGATTAATAAAGGTAATTATTCGATGGACACCGATGAGCGTGAAGGCTTGTTCGAAAGTCACCGTGGTGAAGGATGGGAAGCTGATTATGCCGAATATCGTCGAAACTGGTCGGATTATCCCAAACGACAACATGTAGCTGAGTATCCACTGCTTGTGGATATTGAGTTGGCATCGGTCTGCAACCTTCATTGTCCCATGTGTTATACAATAACTGATGAGTTCAAGAAAAAGGTCAACACGACTCTGATGACATGGAAACTTTATACGAAAATTATTGATGAGATCGGGGGGAAGGTACCAGCTATTCGTTTAAGTCTTAGAGGGGAGGCTTTTCTTCACTCTAAATTTGTGGACTGTATTCGGTATGCGAAAGAAAAAGGAATTCCCGAAGTATCTACCTTAACAAATGGTAGTAGACTTACCCCTTCCTTTAGCAAGGAAATTATTGATGCCGGAATTGACTGGATAACAATTTCTGTCGATGGGATTGGTGAAACATACGAGAAGATACGCAAGCCAATAAAATTTGCTGAATTAGTTGAAAAAATAAAAAATATTAAACGAATCAAAGAAAGACGAGGACTTCATAGACCTGTTATCAAGGTTCAGGGGATTTGGCCAGCAATAAAAGAAGACCTTGAAGGCTATTACGAAACTTTTAAACCGATTACAGATCTTATTGCTTTCAATCCACTGATTGATTACCTCAGCAATGACGAAGATATTGATTATTTAAATAATTTTACCTGCCCTCAACAGTATCAACGTATCGTCATTGGTGCTGATGGACTTGTTATGAAATGTTCAAATGATGAGGAGAACAGTGAAATTGTTGGTGACATAACCAGTGAGACCGTTCATCAAGTCTGGCATGGTTCGAAAATGCAGGCGGAAAGAGCAAGGCATAAGCAACAGGATGGATTTATGCAGAGTTCAGTGTGTCGAAAATGTTATCTTCCGCGTCAGACTAAAGATGAAAAGGCCGTTGTAGAAGGACGTAGTTTTATTGTTAAAAATTATATCAATCGTAGTCAAGTGATTGGAAGATAG